A window of Diabrotica virgifera virgifera chromosome 9, PGI_DIABVI_V3a contains these coding sequences:
- the LOC126892858 gene encoding ATP-dependent RNA helicase p62-like, whose product MTYPQNGDDGYQARSNGFSNFKSGGNSGGGGGYNNRNGGGYNKTGGGFNNGRFNNSFGDNSYNNRNGGGYQNNFNRNNQGYGGNGGLRQVEWANKKLRPVEKHFYVPHPSVASRTPFEVEQFRKAKEITVEGEAPNPIQNFDEANFPDYILTEVCNKGYEAPTPIQAQGWPIAMSGHDMVGIAQTGSGKTLAYILPAAIHINNQPPLNKGEGPIVLVLAPTRELAQQIQEVSNDFGRSTNIRNSCIFGGAPKGPQARDLQRGIEICIATPGRLIDFLEKGSTNLERCTYLVLDEADRMLDMGFEPQIRKILSQVRPDRQTLMWSATWPKEVRKLASDFMKNPVYINIGSKNLSANNNIVQFVDVCQEHEKERKLGSLLQEINTNADTGSKIIIFVETKKKVEGITRSIRSIGWSALSMHGDKSQQERDYVLREFRTGKSSILVATDVAARGLDVEGIKYVVNYDYPHSSEDYIHRIGRTGRSDSAGTSYAFFTPSNYKQARDLISVLNETNQAINPKLTEIAGKTNSYGKGNSRWGNGGGFNKRFNNQGGGSGGGGYRKFGNNSNNYSNGSTGYSNGFNNGNSY is encoded by the exons GACTTATCCACAAAACGGTGATGATGGTTACCAGGCTCGTTCCAATGGTTTCTCCAATTTCAAAAGTGGAGGAAACAGTGGAGGAGGAGGAGGTTACAACAACAGAAATGGCGGTGGCTATAATAAGACTGGAGGTGGATTTAATAACGGCAGATTTAATAATTCTTTCGGGGATAACAGTTACAATAATCGCAATGGGGGAGGGTATCAAAATAATTTCAACAGGAACAATCAAGGATATGGTGGCAACGGGGGGTTGAGACAGGTCGAATGGGCTAACAAAAAGTTACGTCCAGTAGAGAAACACTTCTACGTGCCCCATCCTTCTGTGGCAAGCCGTACTCCCTTTGAGGTTGAGCAGTTTCGCAAAGCAAAAGAAATTACAGTCGAAGGGGAAGCACCTAACCCCATTCAGAACTTCGACGAAGCAAATTTCCCTGATTACATCTTGACGGAAGTTTGCAATAAGGGGTATGAAGCTCCGACACCAATTCAAGCACAAGGCTGGCCAATTGCAATGAGTGGTCATGATATGGTTGGTATAGCACAAACAGGATCTGGAAAAACTCTAGCTTATATCCTACCTGCTGCAATTCATATCAACAACCAACCACCTCTAAATAAAGGGGAAGGACCAATTGTTTTGGTACTTGCTCCTACTAGAGAACTGGCTCAACAGATTCAAGAGGTTTCCAATGATTTTGGCCGGTCTACGAACATCCGTAACTCTTGTATATTCGGAGGTGCTCCCAAAGGACCCCAAGCTCGTGACCTACAAAGGGGTATTGAGATCTGTATCGCCACACCCGGTCGTCTCATAGATTTTCTCGAAAAGGGATCTACTAACCTAGAGAGATGTACATATTTGGTCCTTGACGAAGCTGACAGAATGTTAGATATGGGATTCGAACCTCAAATTCGCAAGATCCTCAGTCAAGTCAGACCCGACAGACAAACACTTATGTGGTCTGCTACATGGCCCAAAGAGGTTAGGAAATTGGCCTCCGATTTCATGAAGAACCCAGTTTACATCAACATAGGTTCAAAGAACTTATCtgcaaataataatattgtaCAGTTCGTTGATGTCTGCCAGGAGCATGAAAAGGAAAGGAA GTTGGGAAGTCTCTTGCAAGAGATCAACACCAATGCTGACACTGGCTCGAAAATTATCATTTTCGTAGAGACCAAAAAGAAAGTTGAAGGAATAACGAGATCAATAAGAAGCATTGGTTGGTCAGCATTGTCCATGCACGGAGATAAGAGCCAGCAGGAACGTGACTATGTCCTGAGGGAATTTAGAACTGGAAAATCTAGTATTTTGGTAGCTACTGACGTAGCTGCCAGGGGGTTAG ATGTTGAGGGTATAAAATATGTTGTAAATTACGATTATCCTCACTCCTCAGAAGATTACATTCACAGAATCGGTAGAACTGGTCGTTCTGACAGTGCCGGTACGTCCTATGCATTTTTCACACCTTCCAACTATAAGCAAGCTAGAGATCTGATCTCCGTTCTCAATGAGACTAACcag gCAATAAATCCAAAATTGACTGAAATTGCTGGAAAAACAAACAGCTATGGCAAAGGTAATTCACGTTGGGGAAATGGAGGAGGTTTCAATAAAAGGTTTAACAACCAAGGAGGCGGCAGCGGCGGCGGAGGTTATAGGAAATTTGGTAATAACTCAAATAATTACTCAAACGGATCAACAGGATACTCAAATGGATTCAATAATGGCAATA GTTATTGA